A region of the Azospirillum sp. B510 genome:
GTCCATGAAGGAGGCCAGCTTGGGCCATCGGTCGCGCATCTGCTCGGCGATATGTCGGAAGGCTTGGTGAGCGGCTTCGGCGTCGGGCTGGAGAAAGGCCTGGCGCAGAGCGGCGGCGGCCATGGAGTTCTGGGCCTTGGGCACATAGGCGAGCGCGTTGCGCATCCAGTGGACTCGGCAGCGCTGCCAAGTGGCGCCCATGACACGGGCGATGGCGGCCTTCAGCCCTTCATGGGCATCGGAAATCACCAGCTTCACGCCCTTCAGGCCGCGGGCCTTGAGTTTCTTGAGAAAATCGCTCCAGAACACCTCGGCTTCCGACGGGCCGATGTGCAGGCCGACGATCTCGCGCTTGCCCTCGGTGTTGGCGGCCACGGCGATTATGGCGGCGACGGAGACGATGCGTCCCCCCTCGCGCTGCTTGAGGTAGGTGGCGTCCAGCCACAGGTAAGGCCAGTCGCCCTCCAGCGGACGGTCGAGGAAGGCGTTGACCCGCTCGCCGATGTCTCGGCACAGCTTGGAGACCGTCGACTTCGAGATCCCCGACAGCCCCATCGCCTGGGCCAACTCGTCAACGCGGCGGGTCGAGACACCGCCGATCCAGGCTTCCTGGATCACCGCCACCAGGGCTT
Encoded here:
- a CDS encoding IS256 family transposase, whose protein sequence is MTEDSMALADLLQKAGDGDFLRAVAETVLQMLMEADVEGQIGAGRHERSAERQTYRNGYRDRALDTRLGTLNLRIPKLRQGSYFPPFLEARKTSEKALVAVIQEAWIGGVSTRRVDELAQAMGLSGISKSTVSKLCRDIGERVNAFLDRPLEGDWPYLWLDATYLKQREGGRIVSVAAIIAVAANTEGKREIVGLHIGPSEAEVFWSDFLKKLKARGLKGVKLVISDAHEGLKAAIARVMGATWQRCRVHWMRNALAYVPKAQNSMAAAALRQAFLQPDAEAAHQAFRHIAEQMRDRWPKLASFMDSSEHDVLAYMGFPAQHRTKLHSTNTLERLNKEVKRCADVVGIFPSEASIIRLIGAVLLEQNDEWQTQNRYMQVEAMAELTPASESQPAITFPPKAA